GTCACTCTGTGGAGCTCTGGGTAATCACAGATTAACtgctttttaatattaatagcTTTTCATTAACGTGCCAGGCTCTCTCGCCTCCAGAGCCCAGGCAATAGCTATTAGCACCgtgcctgcagctccctgtggtGAAAAGACTTTTGTCTTGAGGGCCAAAATTCCACAGCATGAGCCCAGATCTTGTGTTCTGTGGCTGCTTTGTAGCAGAAGCATTTTAGAACAGGAGCAATTCCCTCCTCCTCTAGCCCAGTGCAGGGAGTTTCCTCCTGCAGATGGCTCAGAGTAACTGCTCTGGAGTCAccccaaactgcagcacacTCAAGGGCATGTAGGGGCATCACTCCCATGCCCTCATCCTTCTCGGAGAGATCTTTACTTACGTAGCCCCCACACCAAGGCCCCACAAAGCAGGGTGGGGCAGGACATGTGGACACAAAAAATTTCCCAGATTAAACATGAAACCTTCCCAGAAGTGACTTGAGGGCTGCAAGCCAGCCTTTACCAGGGTGGTGTGATCAGAGTGTGAAAGCAAGAGCCTCAGCCCCTGCACCCTGGCAAGAcctccaggtgccagaggtgCAAACCTTGCTGCTGTGCCTGTAGGACTCCTGTAGGACCACGTGAGGTGAATGGAGCTGACACTGTGCATCTTCATCCGTGTGGTCCATGGGGAGGGTCACTGGTGAGTCCCAGAGCCTGAGTCACACCTTCGTGTGCACAAATCATCATGGGCTGAGAATGAGCTAAGTGTGAAGTCACATTGCTTCTCATTTAGCCTCTAGCCAGGACGCAGAGCACACATTTAGTGCAGAGGTGCTAAAGAGCTAGTCTTACATCTCCAACACCTTCCTCATCCACTTGTATTCCTTCTCTCAAGCCTCTTACATTCTTCAATACCTTGGTCTTGTTTAAAAGCCTTCACAGAACACATGAAGCCTTTCCAAGAACACACTTCTTGTCAAGTTACTCACACCTAAAGAAACTTCCCACCCGTGCCACCAGCATGTTAACCCTCTGCTTTATAAATATCAATGGACTCTGTTTTGCATGAGCCTGAAGTTCTGTCTATTTCCTCCCACAGCCCATGAGCATTTGGGATGAGCTGGTTCCTGTGCCCGTGCCATCCCCTCTAGCACCCTCTGCTCCATGTCCAGCCTTGCTGGAATGCCAAGCTGCCCTGTCCCAGGCATTACACAGAGCATAAGTTGCACTAGCAGCCAGATCGTGTCttgcccaggagtcccagtcCCCTCTTTGCTGACAATGAGCTGGGACCAACATGTCTAGATCTTGCTGAGCAGAAGCCTCTCACTCCTCTACAAGCCGACCATCCTGCTCCCTGGGTGGAGAAGGAGACCCCCACTATCTGGAGTGCAGGGGCAGCTTGAGGTGGGACTTCAGTCCCAGGGCTTTGTCCACCACCTCTGGGGGCTGCAGGATGTGCCACTGGGCAAGGGGCCAGCGTGGGTTGGACAGCATGTCAGACCAGTGCCGCAGCTGGTTGCCTGTGGCTCGGCAGCCCAGGAAGAGTTTGCCAATGGGCTCATTCTTGGTCACTTTGTCATGATCCCAGACGGAGATGACCACGTCCACATTCTGGAAGGGACACAAGAAAGAGGGTCAGTGGGAAGGGGTTTGCTGCAGTGGGGACCTGTTCAGCCCTGGGCACTTCAGAGAAACCCACCTGGATCTGACTGAAAGGCACCTCAAAAACAAACACCTCATTGAAGTAAGGGCTTAAGGTGTTTTTCTTCAcacttgtcctttttttcttccatttcttcctgTTCAGTATGAGATGCACCTTGACAAAAGGATCTAAAGAGAGAGAGGGCACACCTGGCACAAGTGACAGTTTTTGACTGAAGAACTCAGCTACAAAACAGCTTTCCTGAGCCATTCCCAAGGAGACCATGGCATCCCACTTGTCACTCTGCATGGTGAGACAGCCACCTCAGAGCTCACTTGCTCCTGCCATGCTCCCTGTACAATCCAGCCATGACATCTCCTCCTGGGAGATATCTCCAGAACTGCCCAAAGCTGGAGTATCTGTGCTGGGGGAGACTGGGAGTCAGCCAAGGGCTGAATAtgtggcagcaggaggcagGTCTTAACACTAAGAGTTTTCAAGGCTTTGCAGCCCTTGGTGCCACCCCTGAGGCCTGGGCAGGAGTAGGAAGGCCTGCACAAGCAGCCCCCACTGACCTGAGAGTCCATTGGAGTCCATCCGCTTCAGCTGCTTGGCTTCCAGGATGAGCACTGTCAGCTTGCCAGTGCTGGGGACGTAGCGCAGCGAGAAGCAGATCTCACCCAGATGTTCTTCCTGATGGAGACATGCCAGTAATTAGTACCAGCCAGAGGAGCCATCTCACCTGAGGCTGGAGCACCAGGCTGGCTCCAGGTTTCCCAAGCCCCCCCAACTCTCATGCTTGCCCCTAAGGGCTTGCTTCTTGGGGTGGTGGAAGCCAAGCAAGAGCACATCCCTCCCAACAGTTTCCCACCCACCAGGACCAACCTCCACTTTACTGGCCACTGCCAGGTCACTCCACTGCTCGATGACATGGTGCAGGTTGACGCTAGCCAGGGGCAGCCGGACCTCACCAATGACGTCATGCTTGGCAAAGCGGTTGAAATCATAGATCTGCATCACCAGTGTGGATTCAGACACCTCAGCCTGGGGTACCTGCAGGGGAGGACCCAAAAGCCTGGACTCACTCCTCAGTGGCAGACCTGCCCCGTGAGGGTATTCCTCTCTCACATTCCCAGTCCTGATTGCACAAGCATCTCCCTGTCTGGAGAGGTTTTTGCCCAGGGAGCAGTGTCTATGCAACACTCTTGATGGGACCAAAAAAACATCATTGGCTTTGGTTTGTACCTGGAAAATGAAGCTCTCGTTGAAGATGGGGTTCAGGGTTTTGCGGTAAACCTTAGTCTCATATCTCTTCCTCATATCAGACGTTAGGTAGACAATCACATATGGGTCAGATGTGCCTCCGCTGTCCATGGCCTTCAGCTCAACTGCCTGCTTCACACCAACTTTCAGCTGGAGAGGAGTGAGGCACAAGGTCACCAGGTGGAGGAAGATGGGGTCAGCCAGCTGGGGGCTCAGTGGGAAGTGAGTGCAACAGTGAGGAACCTTCACACCATGCAAGCATGAGAGCTGTCAGGCTGCAGGCAGGTGGGAGAGGGTACATCCACCTCAGCGAGCAGCAAAGAGTGACCATGGAAGAGCAtggcttttccctgctgtgccatagccagcagcatccccacCTCCTGTATGCGGAAGTTGTACTCCAGGGAGTACTGCAGCTTTCCTCGCCGCTTCTGCTCTACTTCCCACTCCAAGTCCTCCATCTCGGGCTGGACCTGCGGCAGAGAGCAACACTACCCTCAGGATGTACTCAGCCATGTCCCTGCCATGCCGTGCTCCCACCAttcctggggctgggcagtgcaGCAGCAAACCCCTCAGGGAGGAGCGAGATGGGATTGAGGGGAAGACAGGACCCACAAGGTTGGTCGTGGAGGAGTTGCTGACAGCACACAAGCcaattctttccttcttcttggGCTTcttcttgctgcagcagcatttgaCAATGcagatgaggaagaggaggaggagaatggcccctgccacagccacagTGATGAGTGCCCATTTGGGTACTGGTGCGATGTTCAGGTAGCAGAATTGGATAGAAGAGttaaaaccaagcaaaacaTACAGAGTACATTTAAACCCCTTACTGGTGCTTCAGCATTAAGGAGTTCAACTTTCAAAATTTCCCCTAGAATCCTGGACAGGCCCCATGCAGGGAGACTGTGGCTGAAGACCATTCCCCAAATGGGTAGCAAAGATACCCTCTGCTCCTGAAGCAGCGTGGTACCACTCTGCAGTAATCCCACCCTGGTGGAGCCCACcagaaaatggaatttgaaGGGAGGGTGAAGTGAATACACAGCCTCAGAGTCCAGCAGCCCCATGCAGATAATGctgcctgggagaggagggCAAGAGACGCTCTACTCACACGGGATCCAGCTAAGCCAGCTGTCCAGGGAGCCCGGCCAAGCcgtggtggtggtgctggtgtgTGGGGAGGCTGTAGTGTCTCTCCTGCCTGCCACTGCCATGGCTAATCTGGGGTGATCTGGGAACACAGGCAAAATTAACAGGGTGGGGATTTCCTCTCCCCTACCTGTGCTGCCTATAGCCCAGGGCTCTAACAAGAGCaaacacaattaaaatataGAGCTCAGGGTAAGTGATTAGAGCTTGGCCACATTGACAATGAGATATGAAATGGAGTGGGAGGGAGGCACTGGCAGGGAGGGCTCTACGCCAACCAGCCCCTCCCATACAGCCTTCACCTTCATATCCTAGCAAGTCTGCCTGCTGCAAGGGGAGAGACTGGGGGTCCAGGGCATTTTGAGAAGAGGAGTCACTTGGCTGTAGGTGACAAAAACCAAGAGTTGTTTTGTGCTGGCTCCTCCCTGGCCAGGCAGAGTGAGCTGAAGGGTTTGCTCAGCTCCGGGAATGCCCCATCATCAGCTAACACCCCTTTTTGGCTATTTTCCCTCCTGTCACAGGATTGAGGAGCGGTAAGGTTGGCACAGGTCTGGTGCccttgctgctggtggcagtgccaccagGCTGGGGCCACACTGGCTCAGAAACTTTCCATGAGTTCGGCCTGTGCACGTGGCAACGCTGACACAGCCTGAGGGAAGGCTTCAAATTCAAAGCAGGATGGTTTTACAGCATTGCTTTCCCCATGGCAAGGTTCTTATTCTAGCATGAATGCTTCCTCATAGCCAAATTCCTTTCGCGTCACCAGGACAGGTGTGCCCAGAGCCATGCTGCGTGGTGAGCAGGTCTGCAGCCACCACGGCACGGGTGGCAcccagccccagtgcccaggctggcagggatgTGCCTGTTGTTGCCCCAGCCTCCTGCACTGCCTTCAGGTGAGTCCCTGCTCAAGAAGCCAACTCCACCTCGCCCCCCTGCACTCTGCCCATGCTCTGCCCATCCCAAGGTACTCCTTGCATGGGGATCTTCCTGAAAAGGAGGAAACCACATCTGCACTTCCCTTCACTGAGCCCACAAAACCAGTAAGAACCCTTCCTTTTTCCAGCAGTGTGGTTTGCTGGAGAGAAGTGGGAATTACTGTCATCCCTTCGGCGTCATTGCTGGGACAATTGTGCAGGTTAAATGACTCCCCCAGGGCCACCTGGGATTTCTTTGTCATTGGACACCCGAAGCATCGCTCAGGTATTTTAGAGGTTCCAGGCTGCAGCTTTGGAGTGAAGGGTGGACAGGACAGCACAGGTGAGCAGGCACCCACCCAGCACAGAATTAGGAATGTCAGTACTTTTTGGCTGCCACAGGCTGTGTCACATTAGTCTAACATTGACCctggtttaaaaaaagcctttatcCCAACCCTGAAGAATGAACCAAGCCACCGCTTTGGGAACAATGGagacagccctgcagaggtCTGGCACAGGAGGCATAGTCTCAGTGGGCAGTCTGCTGGGAGCATCAAGCATCCATGTTCCTGGAAAAGGGGCTGGGGGAACCCCAACTCTCACTCCCACCCTCTACTGACTGGGTTCCCAAATCCAGACTTACCGACAAGCATCCTTCCCAGTGTCAGTCTCCCCTCCCTGTTGCACAGGCTCCAGTCAAACCACCCCGTGTGGCAGGAACATGCTGTGGGCTGCAATGGGACCCCGCGGGGCACGCAGCTGAGGGTGCAGAAGTGATGGTGGCTGCACTGCACAGCCGAAACAGGAAAGTCTGCTTTGCCAGCTCAGGAACCGGGTggccccagcagctctgccggCCCCACCTTGCCTCTGACCCAAGCAGTGCTCATGCAGGCAAAAAGCCAGCAGGGAACTCCCTGCTGGACCAGGAAGCAAAACctgccctcctgcctgctggaagCTGGAGGGCATTGCTGCCCAGCTCCATGCACTGGGAAATTCGCCTCTCCAAGTTATCCCTGCAGTGATGCTGGGCTGGACTGTGTGGCTGCAGGCACTTAGCACAAGGGAATAGACACTTTCAAGAGGATAGGTGCATGACTTCATCCATCCCTGGTGAGCTCTGCACTTGGGAAGCCCAGCTCCTTGGCCCACAGGACATGCACTGTGTGAGGGCCTGCAAAATGTGTGTGAGGATGAACAGGAATGCTCTGCTGCAACACAGCAGGGAGGACAGGCAGGACGAGGGGATACTGCTTGGGTGGTTTCATCCTCCAGTGCCAACAGAAACACCAGGCACACAGCCAGGAGCAATTTCACAGGCTTCCATTGCATTAAATTTATGTTTGTAAACTTCTTCCCTTGCTGCCATTTCAGCAAAATCTGCCCAAAACCTGCCTTATTGCCACGTAATTTGGGGCAGTGTCAGAAGCAGGGAGCAATACTGCAAAACTGGCAGTGTCTAATGGCTGACGTAGTGATGGAAGGAGATGCCCCAGAAACCAGacctgtcccagctctgctccaccaCCCTGCCTTACCAGTCCTTCCAGATTTTCACATGGCCACCAAGGTGTTGCCATAGTGGGTGCCTAGCCACAGGAGAGGGTCTAGGGCTGCCACCCAAAAAATAGCCGCAATCACAAGGGGCTTTATagtcctgctgctcaggaaaaGCACCATCTCTaggagcaggagaagcaggaatgATGCTGCAGGAATGATGCTGCAGCAAACCTCTTGGGGAACCTTTTGCTCTAAACTGGAAGTCCCAAGGGATGCGCAAGCGAAATGCATTATGGGGTTGAGGAAATAAGGAATAGTAAAATCCTCCAGGGAGAAGGGGTCTGCATATGCACACTAAAAGCTGAACATATAAGTAGCCTTTTCAACGGTTTGTTTGCTAGAGACAGCTAAAAGAGAAGAGGTCCAGATCTTAGGAAGACAATCTTTACTCAGAGGGtaatgaggcactggaacatgtTGTTCAGAGAAATTGTGGCCTCATTCCTGGAAGAGTTAAAGACAACGTTGGATGAGGCCCTAAGCAAGCTGATCTGGTGTGTGGCATCcctgaccatggtggaaggggttggactagatgatctttaggacccttccaaccaaaatcattctatgattctatggtcTCATTGAGACCAAGCTGCACAGGACCCTGGGTGGCTTCCCACATTTTGGGAGGACATTGGGTGATCCTGGTGATAGCCTGGTGCCATGCAGGGGGACAACTGCTTGGCCTTAGTGCAGGTGAGTTTGGTCTCCATTGGCAGGAGCCCGTGGACCTTGTTCCAGCAGTGAGGCAAGGAAAAAGCTGCAGGATGGTCTTGTGTCAGCCCCCTCCCCTCTTCCTCTCCCCCCATATCCCTGACACTCACACTCTTGGACAGAAGAGGGGTGTTTGAACTATCCTGGCACCATGAGCCCCACAGGGCTGGGCGCCATACAACCTACCCAGAAAAGTAAAATCCTAGCCCCAAAATCAACCCTGCTCAGGACAGCATGTGAGATAAGGCTTTcagaaaagaaggggaaagagacCCAAAACCATTACAATAAAACTGCAAACGCGCTGCACCCAGCCACACTCTGCACTGCCTTTGCTCCTCGCATCCCTGCATTCGGCTGCGAGTCACTCTGGATCATGTACCCCTATTTTTTCGGTCAATAATACAACCATTCAGGGGCTGGGAAATGAGAGGACTAGAAGCAAGCTACAAACACTCCAGCTGCAGAAATAAGACATCACGGCTTGCGGACAGCGTTAAGCAGAAGCGCCGAGGGGGCTCcgggagcaggaacagctccgagccccctccccagaGCGACCGCGGCAGCGTCCGAAGCCGAGCGACCGCGATCCTGTGCAATGCCAGCTGGGAAATGCAGTCTGGCCCGGGCACGATGCCAGGCAGCCGGCTGCCTACAAATCCCAGCACGCCGGGGAGAGGAGCTGCACCCCATCCcggctcctgctgcttcctgcagcGCGGGCAGGGGCAAATATAAACAGCAGCGCccggggcagggctgggatgctgcCGCTGGACAGGCTGTGCCGGGGAGCAGAGGCAGCGCTCGGGGTGAGTTTGGGCTTTTCTGTCTAGCAGAACCCTGTCCGTGTGCAGGGGCAACATCTGCTCCCTGCTCGGCAGCCGTAGGAAGAGCTGCGGGGAGCAGCAG
This genomic stretch from Cinclus cinclus chromosome 6, bCinCin1.1, whole genome shotgun sequence harbors:
- the SYT8 gene encoding synaptotagmin-8; translation: MAVAGRRDTTASPHTSTTTTAWPGSLDSWLSWIPLPKWALITVAVAGAILLLLFLICIVKCCCSKKKPKKKERIGLCAVSNSSTTNLVQPEMEDLEWEVEQKRRGKLQYSLEYNFRIQELKVGVKQAVELKAMDSGGTSDPYVIVYLTSDMRKRYETKVYRKTLNPIFNESFIFQVPQAEVSESTLVMQIYDFNRFAKHDVIGEVRLPLASVNLHHVIEQWSDLAVASKVEEEHLGEICFSLRYVPSTGKLTVLILEAKQLKRMDSNGLSDPFVKVHLILNRKKWKKKRTSVKKNTLSPYFNEVFVFEVPFSQIQNVDVVISVWDHDKVTKNEPIGKLFLGCRATGNQLRHWSDMLSNPRWPLAQWHILQPPEVVDKALGLKSHLKLPLHSR